In the Helianthus annuus cultivar XRQ/B chromosome 11, HanXRQr2.0-SUNRISE, whole genome shotgun sequence genome, one interval contains:
- the LOC110886365 gene encoding uncharacterized protein LOC110886365: MDTLYSARASVLVNGSPTIEFDCSRGLRQGDPLSPFLFVIAMEALTGIMKKAVSDRIFKGVRCTNEGPILSHFIYADDVIFIGEWSSHNDLNLRRILTCFYLTSVLKMYLSKCSIFGVGVGDQRVQDMATSLHCKRGSLPFKHLGLVVGANMNLVKNWKPVVEAFRSRLALWKAKQLSYGG, translated from the coding sequence atGGACACTCTCTACTCGGCAAGAGCCTCGGTCTTGGTAAATGGGTCTCCTACTATTGAGTTCGATTGCTCGCGGGGTCTCCGTCAAGGGGACCCTTTGTCTCCTTTCCTCTTTGTGATAGCCATGGAAGCCCTCACGGGTATAATGAAAAAAGCTGTATCGGATAGGATATTTAAAGGGGTCCGATGTACAAACGAAGGCCCTATTCTCTCACACTTCATATACGCCGATGACGTTATTTTTATTGGCGAATGGTCGAGTCACAATGATTTAAATCTTCGCAGAATTTTGACGTGTTTTTACTTGACATCCGTATTAAAAATGTATCTCTCCAAGTGTAGCATCtttggggtgggggtgggggatCAACGGGTACAAGATATGGCGACTTCATTACATTGTAAACGTGGTTCTTTACCATTTAAACATTTGGGTTTGGTGGTTGGGGCGAACATGAACCTTGTCAAAAATTGGAAGCCGGTCGTTGAAGCGTTTAGGAGCCGTTTAGCACTTTGGAAGGCGAAGCAATTGTCTTATGGGGGTTGA